Proteins from one Mycobacterium sp. HUMS_12744610 genomic window:
- the pgsA gene encoding phosphatidylinositol phosphate synthase, giving the protein MSKAPFLSRAAFARITTPAARAMLRLGFTPDAVTILGAVVSVTAALTLFPMGRLFVGAVVIWFFVMFDMLDGAMARLRGGGTRFGAVLDATCDRVSDGAVFGGLLWWAAFGLHDRLLVAATLICLVTSQVISYIKARAEASGLRGDGGLIERPERLIIVLAGAGVSDFPFVAWPPALPVAMWLLAVASVLTCVQRLHTVRTSPGATEHMP; this is encoded by the coding sequence ATGAGTAAGGCGCCCTTCCTGTCGCGGGCGGCGTTCGCGCGGATCACGACTCCCGCCGCCCGGGCCATGTTGCGCCTCGGTTTCACGCCCGACGCCGTCACCATCCTGGGCGCCGTCGTGTCGGTGACGGCGGCGCTGACCCTGTTCCCGATGGGCAGGCTGTTCGTCGGCGCGGTGGTGATCTGGTTCTTCGTCATGTTCGACATGCTCGACGGGGCGATGGCCCGCCTGCGGGGCGGAGGCACCCGCTTCGGCGCGGTGCTGGACGCGACCTGCGACCGCGTCAGCGACGGCGCGGTGTTCGGCGGGCTGCTGTGGTGGGCGGCGTTCGGCCTGCACGACCGGCTCCTGGTGGCGGCCACGTTGATCTGCCTGGTCACCTCGCAGGTGATCTCCTACATCAAGGCCCGCGCCGAGGCCAGCGGGTTGCGCGGGGACGGTGGGCTCATCGAGCGCCCGGAGCGGCTGATCATCGTGCTGGCCGGCGCGGGCGTGTCGGACTTCCCGTTCGTCGCGTGGCCGCCCGCCCTTCCCGTCGCGATGTGGCTGCTGGCGGTGGCCAGCGTGCTCACCTGCGTCCAGCGGCTGCATACGGTGCGGACTTCTCCCGGTGCGACGGAGCACATGCCGTGA
- the catA gene encoding catechol 1,2-dioxygenase, which translates to MVTATAAASGAAATDRFRTDKSPFDAVKDTPKQRVDALAREVLDAVHATIRKHRVTYDEYNALKAWLIQVGQDGEWPLFLDVWVEHVIEDVATDHRHGNKGSIEGPYYVPNAPERGAHAALPMRADEKGAPLVWEGAIVSTAGKPLAGKVELWHADADGYYSQYAPGLPEWNLRGSFSTGPDGKFTITTIRPAAYQIPTDGACGKLIAAAGWHAWRPAHLHVKVSAPGHELLTAQLYFPGDPHNGDDIASAVKPELMLDPKQQPDGSYRMMYNFVLDPVRS; encoded by the coding sequence ATGGTTACAGCAACCGCCGCCGCTTCCGGGGCCGCTGCCACCGACCGGTTCCGCACCGACAAGTCACCCTTTGACGCGGTGAAGGACACCCCCAAGCAACGGGTGGACGCGCTGGCACGCGAAGTGCTCGACGCCGTGCACGCGACAATCCGCAAACACCGCGTCACCTACGACGAGTACAACGCGCTCAAGGCATGGCTGATCCAGGTCGGCCAGGACGGCGAATGGCCGCTGTTCCTCGATGTGTGGGTCGAGCACGTGATCGAGGACGTCGCCACCGACCACCGGCACGGCAACAAGGGCAGCATCGAGGGGCCGTACTACGTGCCCAACGCCCCCGAACGTGGCGCTCACGCGGCGCTGCCGATGCGTGCAGATGAGAAGGGTGCCCCCCTGGTGTGGGAAGGCGCCATCGTTTCCACCGCAGGGAAGCCGCTGGCCGGCAAGGTCGAACTTTGGCACGCCGACGCCGACGGCTACTACTCCCAGTACGCGCCCGGTCTCCCGGAGTGGAATCTACGGGGCAGCTTCTCCACTGGGCCGGACGGCAAGTTCACCATCACCACGATCCGCCCGGCGGCGTACCAGATTCCCACCGACGGTGCTTGCGGCAAGCTGATCGCCGCCGCAGGCTGGCACGCCTGGCGACCGGCCCACCTGCATGTGAAGGTATCCGCACCCGGACACGAATTGCTCACGGCCCAGCTGTATTTCCCCGGAGATCCGCATAACGGCGACGATATCGCCAGCGCAGTCAAACCGGAACTGATGCTCGATCCCAAGCAGCAGCCGGACGGCAGTTATCGGATGATGTACAACTTCGTCCTGGACCCGGTGAGGAGCTGA
- a CDS encoding phosphatidylinositol mannoside acyltransferase, producing the protein MILNPDRLTGAVSDWTYATGWRAVRAMPEFAARAVFDAGARYAARRGGPAQLRKNLARVIGVRPAEVPDALMRASLASYARYWREAFRLPSMDLRALAGELDAAFRGADNLDAALTAGRGAVCALPHSGNWDMAGVWFTQSRDTFTTVAERLEPESLYRRFVRYRESLGFEVLPLSGGERPPFEVLCDRLRDNRVVCLMADRDLTRTGVHVDFFGEVTRMPAGPAKLAIATGADLLPVHCWFDGDGWGFSVHPPLDCTGGDVGAITQALADQFATNIAAHPEDWHMMQPLWLADLSEARRARLRQA; encoded by the coding sequence GTGATCCTGAATCCGGACCGCCTGACCGGCGCCGTCAGCGACTGGACGTATGCGACCGGTTGGCGCGCGGTGCGGGCGATGCCCGAATTCGCTGCCCGCGCCGTCTTCGACGCGGGGGCGCGCTACGCGGCCCGGCGCGGCGGCCCGGCGCAGTTGCGCAAGAACCTGGCCCGCGTCATCGGGGTGCGCCCGGCCGAGGTGCCCGACGCGCTGATGCGCGCGTCACTGGCCTCCTACGCGCGCTATTGGCGGGAGGCGTTCCGGCTGCCATCGATGGACCTGCGCGCGTTGGCCGGAGAACTCGACGCTGCATTCCGGGGCGCCGACAACCTGGACGCGGCGCTGACTGCGGGCCGCGGCGCGGTGTGCGCATTGCCGCACAGCGGGAACTGGGACATGGCCGGCGTGTGGTTCACGCAATCCCGTGACACCTTCACCACCGTCGCCGAACGCCTCGAACCCGAGTCGTTGTACCGGCGTTTCGTTCGCTATCGCGAGAGCCTCGGCTTCGAGGTGCTGCCGCTGTCCGGCGGCGAGCGGCCACCCTTCGAGGTGCTGTGCGACCGGCTGCGGGACAACCGGGTGGTCTGCCTGATGGCCGATCGCGACCTCACCCGCACCGGTGTCCACGTCGACTTCTTCGGCGAAGTCACCCGGATGCCGGCCGGACCGGCGAAGCTGGCGATCGCCACCGGGGCGGACCTGCTTCCGGTGCATTGCTGGTTCGACGGCGATGGTTGGGGCTTCTCTGTGCACCCGCCGCTGGATTGCACCGGTGGTGACGTCGGCGCGATCACCCAGGCGCTGGCCGATCAGTTCGCCACGAACATCGCCGCCCACCCCGAGGACTGGCACATGATGCAGCCGCTGTGGCTGGCCGACCTTTCGGAGGCCAGGCGGGCGCGTCTGAGGCAAGCCTGA
- the catC gene encoding muconolactone Delta-isomerase, producing MLFHVRMDVRLPPDLDPRTRADIVAREKDYSQQLQRTGKWPHIWRIAGQYANFSILDVESPDELHDLLAGLPLFPYLDIQVTPLARHPSDVKT from the coding sequence GTGCTGTTCCACGTGCGCATGGACGTGCGCCTGCCGCCCGATCTCGACCCGCGGACCCGCGCCGACATCGTTGCCCGGGAAAAGGACTACTCGCAGCAGTTGCAGCGGACCGGGAAATGGCCACACATCTGGCGGATCGCCGGCCAATACGCGAATTTCTCGATTTTGGATGTCGAGTCCCCCGACGAGCTGCACGACCTGCTGGCCGGTTTGCCCCTGTTCCCGTACCTGGATATCCAGGTGACGCCGCTGGCCCGGCATCCTTCTGATGTCAAAACCTGA
- a CDS encoding IS1380 family transposase, translating into MQATTDWSKNVRVEVRGDDVVGHAGNVIPRLLADNLGLTSGLSSVLSRPEVTHDRGAVLRDVAVSIAGGAQNLAGTAVLRDQHRLFQAVASVPTMWRSLGEIDEQSITEVTAVRNKVRSRVWEAIEARHGAIPASQTCYGDLGDTIVIRIDASLIQSHSDKQHAAGNFKGGFGFHPLLAWCDNTGELLAVIARAGNAGSNTAADHIAIIDAAIAAIPAKWRRKLLVTIDGAGSSHAVVEHLEKLNARPGMSVGYSVGFDLDERVRVAIGQMPDAGWQAALDATGAARDDAQVAELTGLLRHSTGGDRLVGWPAGMRILVRREEIEHGTQLSLFEQLAGYRYQVLATSTAGGQPQRLEARHRVHARVEGFIRTGKDTGLARWPSHSFAINTAWVTAVAIAIDLLCWMRLLLLDGPLAKAEPATLRYRLLHAAARLIKRSRYLILRIPQTWPWAQEFADALNRVRAIP; encoded by the coding sequence ATGCAGGCTACTACGGATTGGTCGAAGAATGTCCGAGTTGAGGTCCGTGGCGACGACGTGGTCGGGCACGCCGGTAACGTGATACCCCGGTTGCTGGCCGACAATCTGGGTTTGACCAGCGGTTTGTCGTCGGTGCTGTCGCGCCCAGAAGTCACCCACGACCGAGGCGCGGTGTTGCGCGATGTGGCGGTATCGATCGCCGGCGGCGCGCAGAACCTGGCCGGCACCGCGGTGCTGCGCGATCAGCACCGGTTGTTTCAGGCGGTGGCGTCGGTTCCGACGATGTGGCGGTCCCTGGGCGAGATCGACGAGCAGAGCATCACCGAGGTCACGGCCGTGCGCAACAAGGTCCGCTCTCGGGTGTGGGAGGCGATCGAGGCCCGCCACGGTGCGATCCCGGCTTCGCAGACCTGCTATGGGGACCTCGGGGACACGATCGTGATCCGCATCGACGCGTCGCTGATTCAGTCGCACAGCGATAAGCAGCACGCCGCAGGCAATTTCAAAGGCGGGTTTGGCTTCCACCCGCTGTTGGCGTGGTGTGACAACACCGGCGAACTGCTGGCGGTGATCGCCCGTGCAGGCAACGCCGGCTCGAACACCGCGGCCGATCATATCGCGATCATCGACGCCGCGATCGCGGCGATCCCGGCCAAGTGGCGCCGCAAGTTGCTGGTCACCATCGACGGCGCGGGTTCAAGCCACGCCGTCGTCGAACACCTGGAGAAACTCAATGCCCGGCCGGGGATGTCAGTGGGCTACTCGGTCGGATTCGACCTCGATGAGCGGGTCCGGGTCGCGATCGGCCAGATGCCCGATGCGGGATGGCAAGCCGCACTGGATGCCACCGGAGCGGCCCGTGACGACGCCCAGGTCGCCGAGTTGACCGGGCTGCTGCGCCACAGCACCGGAGGGGATCGGCTGGTCGGCTGGCCGGCCGGCATGCGCATCCTGGTGCGGCGCGAAGAAATCGAACACGGCACCCAGTTGTCATTGTTCGAGCAGCTGGCCGGCTACCGCTACCAGGTCCTCGCCACCTCGACTGCCGGTGGACAACCCCAGCGACTGGAAGCCCGCCACCGCGTCCACGCCCGGGTGGAGGGCTTCATCCGCACCGGCAAAGACACCGGCCTGGCCCGCTGGCCCTCACACTCGTTCGCCATCAACACCGCTTGGGTCACCGCCGTCGCGATCGCCATCGACCTGCTGTGCTGGATGCGACTGCTACTCCTGGACGGCCCACTGGCCAAAGCCGAACCCGCCACCCTGCGCTACCGGCTGCTGCACGCCGCGGCCCGGCTGATCAAACGATCCCGCTACCTGATCCTGCGGATCCCCCAAACCTGGCCCTGGGCACAAGAATTCGCCGACGCCCTCAACAGGGTCCGCGCCATACCCTGA
- a CDS encoding HIT family protein, whose protein sequence is MSDPEDDVEHADEAILDTGVGECDHLQRLWTPYRMTYLAEAPRQRDDTKSAQPFTDIPRLSDEEGLVVARGELVYAVLNLYPYNPGHLMVVPYRRVSELEDLTDRESSELMAFTQKAIRVIKSVSQPHGFNVGLNLGTSAGGSLAEHLHVHVVPRWGGDANFITIIGGSKVIPQLLRDTRQLLAAEWGRQP, encoded by the coding sequence TTGAGTGACCCGGAGGATGACGTGGAACACGCCGACGAGGCCATCCTCGACACAGGTGTCGGCGAATGCGACCATCTGCAGCGGTTGTGGACGCCCTACCGGATGACCTACCTGGCCGAAGCGCCGCGCCAGCGCGACGACACCAAATCCGCGCAGCCGTTCACCGACATTCCCCGCCTCTCCGACGAGGAGGGCCTGGTGGTCGCGCGCGGCGAGCTGGTCTACGCCGTGCTCAACCTGTATCCCTACAACCCCGGGCATCTGATGGTGGTGCCGTATCGGCGGGTCTCCGAACTGGAGGACCTGACCGATCGCGAGAGCTCCGAGCTGATGGCGTTCACGCAGAAGGCGATTCGCGTCATCAAGAGCGTCTCGCAGCCGCACGGGTTCAACGTCGGTCTGAACCTGGGCACCTCGGCGGGCGGGTCGCTGGCCGAGCATCTGCACGTGCACGTCGTGCCCCGCTGGGGCGGCGACGCCAACTTCATCACCATCATCGGCGGCTCGAAGGTGATTCCGCAGCTGCTGCGCGACACGCGCCAGCTGCTGGCCGCGGAGTGGGGCAGACAGCCATGA
- a CDS encoding mandelate racemase/muconate lactonizing enzyme family protein gives MKIVALEAIPFAIRYTKPLRFASGEVHTAEHVLVRVRTGDGVVGVAEAPPRPFTYGETQAGIVAVVEQIFAPQVVGLDLSEREVVGSRLARTVGNPTAKAAVDMAIWDAFGRTLGLPVSDLLGGFTDRLRAAHMLGFDEPAAMVAEAERMRECYGIGTFKVKVGRRPVALDTAVVRALREHFGDAVELYVDGNRGWTASESLRAMKEMADLDLLFAEELCPADDVLGRRWLVGQLDVPFIADESVPTAADATRELLAGAATAISIKTARTGFTGSQRVHHLAEGLGVEVVMGNQIDGQLGTVCTVNFGAAYQSTSRRAAELSNFLDMSDDLLAEPLQIRDGVLCRPPGAGLGVEIDRDKLAHYRTDR, from the coding sequence GTGAAGATCGTTGCACTGGAAGCGATTCCGTTCGCGATTCGGTATACCAAGCCGCTGCGGTTCGCGTCCGGCGAGGTGCATACGGCCGAGCACGTGCTGGTGCGGGTGCGCACCGGCGACGGGGTGGTCGGGGTCGCCGAGGCGCCGCCGCGGCCGTTCACCTACGGCGAGACCCAAGCCGGCATCGTCGCGGTGGTCGAGCAGATCTTCGCTCCGCAGGTCGTTGGGCTCGACCTGAGCGAACGCGAAGTGGTCGGCTCGCGGCTGGCCCGCACCGTGGGTAATCCGACCGCCAAGGCCGCGGTCGACATGGCGATCTGGGACGCTTTCGGGCGCACCCTGGGGCTGCCGGTCAGTGACCTGCTGGGCGGGTTCACCGACCGGCTGCGGGCGGCGCACATGCTGGGTTTCGACGAGCCCGCCGCGATGGTCGCCGAAGCCGAGCGGATGCGCGAGTGCTACGGGATCGGCACCTTCAAGGTCAAGGTCGGTCGCCGCCCGGTCGCACTGGACACCGCGGTGGTGCGCGCGCTGCGGGAGCACTTCGGGGATGCGGTCGAGCTGTACGTCGACGGGAACCGCGGGTGGACCGCATCGGAGTCGCTGCGTGCGATGAAGGAGATGGCCGACCTGGATCTGCTGTTCGCCGAGGAGTTGTGCCCGGCCGACGACGTGCTCGGAAGGCGTTGGCTGGTCGGCCAACTCGACGTTCCGTTCATTGCCGACGAGTCGGTCCCGACGGCGGCCGACGCGACCCGGGAGTTACTTGCCGGCGCCGCGACAGCGATCAGCATCAAGACCGCCCGCACCGGCTTCACCGGGTCGCAGCGGGTGCACCACCTAGCCGAAGGGCTCGGGGTGGAAGTCGTGATGGGCAACCAGATCGACGGCCAGCTGGGCACCGTGTGCACGGTCAACTTCGGGGCTGCCTACCAGTCGACCTCACGGCGGGCCGCGGAGCTGTCGAACTTCCTCGACATGAGCGACGACTTGCTGGCCGAGCCGCTGCAGATTCGTGACGGCGTGCTCTGCCGGCCGCCCGGCGCGGGTCTGGGCGTCGAGATCGACCGCGACAAGCTGGCCCACTACCGCACCGACCGTTGA
- a CDS encoding LysR substrate-binding domain-containing protein, with protein MELRHLRYFAAVAQTCHFGRAAEQLHLAQPALSYAIRQLEAELNVTLFNRTTRQVSLTAAGEFLRDETVRILGGIDDAVCGVRRIAAGRAGLVRLGLTGGAAFSHLPRFARVLRAELPGVALEIHADLLTPAQCEQLRFGTIDLGLLRPPAVGDGIVLQTIEVESLVLAVSVDHRLAVEPVVSLSDLRSEPFVAYASRESAVNDAVLRACRQSGFVPHREYAAPGTAVLLALVAAGCGVAVVPESVRALPLGGVVFRDLLDAGTIELALARRSGDDNPVIESVAAVLQAVFTPLGTGVVP; from the coding sequence ATGGAGCTACGGCACCTGCGCTATTTTGCCGCGGTGGCGCAAACCTGTCACTTCGGGCGGGCCGCCGAGCAGCTCCACCTTGCGCAACCCGCGTTGTCGTACGCCATTCGCCAACTCGAGGCGGAGCTGAACGTGACCCTGTTCAACCGGACCACCCGGCAGGTCTCGCTGACCGCGGCCGGCGAATTCTTGCGTGACGAGACCGTCCGGATTCTCGGAGGAATCGATGACGCCGTGTGCGGGGTGCGCCGGATCGCCGCCGGCCGCGCCGGTCTTGTGCGGCTGGGCCTGACCGGTGGCGCCGCTTTCTCGCATCTCCCGCGCTTTGCCCGCGTCCTCCGGGCGGAGTTGCCGGGAGTGGCCCTGGAGATTCACGCCGACCTGCTCACCCCCGCGCAGTGCGAACAGTTACGTTTTGGCACAATAGATTTGGGTCTGCTGCGGCCGCCCGCCGTCGGCGACGGGATCGTACTGCAAACCATCGAAGTCGAGTCGCTGGTGCTGGCGGTTTCCGTCGACCACCGGCTTGCCGTCGAACCCGTTGTCTCGTTGTCGGATCTGCGCAGCGAGCCGTTCGTGGCCTACGCCAGCCGAGAGTCGGCGGTCAACGACGCGGTGCTGCGTGCCTGTCGGCAGTCTGGGTTCGTCCCCCATCGCGAATATGCCGCGCCGGGTACCGCAGTGCTGTTGGCACTGGTCGCCGCCGGGTGCGGCGTGGCCGTGGTGCCGGAATCGGTTCGTGCCTTGCCGCTGGGTGGCGTCGTCTTCCGTGACCTACTCGACGCCGGCACCATCGAACTCGCCCTGGCGCGGCGCAGCGGCGACGACAATCCCGTCATCGAATCGGTCGCCGCCGTTCTGCAGGCCGTGTTCACGCCTTTAGGAACCGGAGTGGTGCCGTGA
- the thrS gene encoding threonine--tRNA ligase, with protein sequence MTAPAHQTPVVPIRVPAGTTAAAAVRDAGLPGRGAPDAIVVVRDAEGKLRDLSWVPDADAEVTPVAADTEEGRSVLRHSTAHVLAQAVQDLFPQAKLGVGPPITDGFYYDFAVPEPFTPEDLAALEKRMRQIIKDGQLFDRRVYESTDAARAELAGEPFKLELVDDKSGDPEVMEVGGDELTAYDNLNPRTRERVWGDLCRGPHIPTTRHIPAFKLTRSSAAYWRGDQRNASMQRIYGTAWESQEALDRHLELIEEAQRRDHRKLGAELDLFSFPDEIGSGLAVFHPKGGIVRRELEEYSRRKHIEAGYEFVNTPHITKAQLFHTSGHLDWYADGMYPPMHLDAEYNDDGSVRKPGQDYYLKPMNCPMHTLIFAARGRSYRELPLRLFEFGTVYRYEKSGVVHGLTRARGFTMDDSHIFCTREQLHDELASLLRFVLELLGDYGLEDFYLELSTKDSEKFVGSDEMWEQATESLARVAAESGLELVPDPGGAAFYGPKISVQARDALGRSWQMSTIQVDFNFPERFELEYTAPDGTRRRPVMIHRALFGSIERFFGILTEHYAGAFPAWLAPVQVVGIPVADEHIAYLEDVAAQLKSRGVRVEVDGSDDRMAKKIVHHTAQKVPFMLLAGDRDVEAGAVSFRFGDRSQINGVARDSAVDAILRWLANRENAFPTAKLVKVAPVE encoded by the coding sequence ATGACCGCCCCCGCACACCAAACCCCGGTAGTCCCGATAAGGGTGCCCGCCGGGACCACCGCGGCCGCCGCCGTGCGGGACGCGGGGTTGCCCGGTCGCGGGGCGCCCGACGCGATCGTGGTGGTGCGCGACGCCGAGGGCAAGCTGCGGGACCTGAGCTGGGTGCCCGACGCCGACGCCGAGGTCACCCCGGTGGCAGCCGACACCGAGGAGGGGCGCAGCGTCCTGCGGCACTCGACCGCCCACGTGTTGGCCCAGGCCGTCCAGGACCTGTTCCCGCAGGCCAAACTGGGCGTCGGGCCGCCGATCACCGACGGCTTCTACTACGACTTCGCGGTGCCCGAGCCGTTCACCCCCGAGGACCTGGCGGCGCTGGAGAAGCGGATGCGCCAGATCATCAAGGACGGCCAGCTGTTCGACCGGCGGGTCTATGAATCCACCGACGCCGCGCGCGCCGAACTGGCCGGCGAACCCTTCAAACTCGAACTCGTCGACGACAAGTCCGGCGACCCCGAGGTCATGGAGGTCGGTGGCGACGAGCTCACCGCCTACGACAACCTCAATCCCCGTACACGGGAACGAGTCTGGGGTGACCTGTGCCGCGGACCACACATCCCGACCACCAGGCACATCCCGGCGTTCAAGCTGACCCGTAGCTCGGCCGCCTACTGGCGGGGCGACCAGAGAAACGCCAGCATGCAACGCATCTACGGCACCGCCTGGGAGTCCCAGGAGGCGCTCGACCGCCACCTCGAACTGATCGAGGAGGCCCAGCGCCGCGACCACCGCAAGCTGGGCGCCGAGCTGGACCTGTTCAGCTTCCCCGACGAGATCGGTTCCGGCCTGGCGGTTTTCCACCCGAAGGGCGGCATCGTGCGCCGCGAGCTGGAGGAGTACTCGCGGCGCAAGCACATCGAGGCCGGCTACGAGTTCGTCAACACCCCCCACATCACGAAGGCGCAGCTGTTCCACACCTCGGGGCACCTGGACTGGTACGCCGACGGCATGTACCCGCCGATGCACTTGGACGCCGAGTACAACGACGACGGGAGCGTGCGCAAGCCGGGCCAGGACTACTACCTCAAGCCGATGAACTGCCCGATGCACACGCTGATATTCGCCGCGCGCGGGCGTTCCTATCGCGAACTCCCTCTGCGGCTCTTCGAATTCGGCACCGTGTACCGCTACGAGAAGTCCGGCGTCGTGCACGGGCTGACCCGGGCGCGCGGGTTCACCATGGACGACTCGCACATCTTCTGCACCCGCGAGCAGCTGCACGACGAGCTGGCGTCGCTGCTGCGGTTCGTGCTCGAGTTGCTCGGCGACTACGGGCTGGAGGACTTCTACCTGGAGCTGTCCACCAAGGATTCCGAGAAGTTCGTCGGCTCCGACGAGATGTGGGAGCAGGCCACCGAGTCGCTGGCGCGGGTGGCGGCCGAGTCGGGCCTCGAGCTGGTGCCCGACCCCGGCGGTGCGGCGTTCTACGGACCGAAGATCTCGGTGCAGGCCCGCGACGCGCTGGGCCGCAGCTGGCAGATGTCCACCATCCAGGTGGACTTCAACTTTCCCGAGCGTTTCGAACTCGAGTACACCGCCCCCGACGGGACCCGCCGGCGTCCGGTGATGATCCACCGGGCGCTGTTCGGGTCGATCGAGCGGTTCTTCGGCATCCTCACCGAGCACTACGCCGGAGCGTTCCCGGCCTGGCTCGCGCCCGTCCAGGTGGTCGGGATCCCGGTGGCCGATGAGCACATCGCCTATCTGGAAGATGTTGCGGCGCAGCTGAAGTCGCGCGGGGTGCGCGTCGAGGTGGACGGTAGTGACGACCGGATGGCCAAGAAGATCGTCCATCACACCGCCCAGAAGGTGCCGTTCATGCTGCTCGCCGGGGACCGCGACGTGGAGGCCGGGGCGGTGAGCTTCCGCTTCGGCGACCGCAGCCAGATCAACGGCGTGGCGCGCGACAGCGCGGTCGATGCCATCCTGAGGTGGCTTGCTAATCGCGAGAATGCTTTCCCCACAGCGAAATTGGTGAAGGTGGCACCCGTTGAGTGA
- a CDS encoding glycosyltransferase family 4 protein — MRIGMVCPYSFDVPGGVQSHVLQLAEVMRARGHEVSVLAPASPDASLPEYVVSAGRAIPIPYNGSVARLQFSPAVHGRVRRWLAEGDFDVLHLHEPNAPSLSMWALRVAEGPIVATFHTSTTKSLTLAVFQGVLRPWHEKIVGRIAVSDLARRWQMEALGTDAVEIPNGVDVASFASTPLLDGYPRPGKTVLFLGRYDEPRKGVSVLLDALPRVVERFADVQLLVVGHGDEHELRARAGGLVRHIRFLGLVDDAAKASAMRSADVYCAPNIGGESFGIVLVEAMAAGTAVVTSDLHAFRRVLRDGELGRLVPVGDPDALADGLIAVLGDEELRQRYVAAGSEAVERYDWSVVASQIMRVYETVAGAGVKVQVAS; from the coding sequence ATGCGCATCGGGATGGTGTGCCCGTACTCGTTCGACGTGCCGGGCGGGGTGCAGTCGCACGTCCTGCAGCTGGCCGAGGTGATGCGCGCCCGCGGGCACGAGGTCAGCGTGCTCGCCCCGGCGTCCCCCGATGCGTCGCTGCCCGAGTACGTCGTGTCGGCCGGCAGGGCGATCCCGATCCCCTACAACGGCTCGGTGGCGCGGCTGCAGTTCAGCCCGGCGGTGCACGGCCGTGTCCGGCGCTGGCTGGCCGAGGGCGATTTCGACGTGCTGCACCTGCACGAACCCAACGCGCCCAGCCTGTCGATGTGGGCGCTGCGGGTGGCCGAGGGCCCGATCGTGGCGACGTTTCACACCTCGACGACCAAGTCGCTGACGCTGGCGGTGTTCCAGGGGGTGCTGCGGCCCTGGCACGAGAAGATCGTCGGGCGGATCGCGGTGTCCGACCTGGCCCGGCGCTGGCAGATGGAGGCGCTGGGCACCGACGCGGTGGAGATCCCCAACGGCGTCGACGTCGCCTCGTTCGCCTCGACGCCGCTGCTGGACGGGTACCCGCGGCCCGGCAAGACGGTGCTGTTTTTGGGCCGCTACGACGAGCCCCGCAAGGGCGTGTCGGTGCTGCTCGACGCCCTGCCGCGGGTGGTGGAGCGGTTCGCGGATGTGCAACTGCTGGTCGTCGGCCACGGCGACGAGCACGAACTGCGCGCCCGCGCGGGCGGGTTGGTGCGCCACATCCGTTTCTTGGGCCTGGTCGACGACGCGGCAAAGGCGTCGGCGATGCGCAGTGCCGACGTGTACTGCGCACCCAACATCGGCGGCGAGAGCTTCGGCATCGTGCTGGTGGAGGCGATGGCCGCGGGCACCGCGGTGGTGACCAGCGACCTGCACGCGTTCCGGCGCGTGCTGCGCGACGGCGAGTTGGGGCGCCTGGTGCCCGTCGGCGACCCCGACGCGCTGGCCGACGGGTTGATCGCGGTGCTGGGGGACGAGGAGCTGCGGCAACGCTATGTGGCGGCCGGTTCCGAGGCGGTCGAACGCTACGACTGGTCGGTGGTGGCCAGCCAGATCATGCGGGTGTACGAGACGGTCGCCGGGGCGGGCGTCAAGGTTCAGGTGGCCAGCTGA
- a CDS encoding MmpS family transport accessory protein has protein sequence MARDKRRKAKGLISKYWLFGLLVGVIVVAGYGVEAVQKMSDAIGEPVPAPSIPPTVVEVNPKHVTYEVFGDLGGGGRVTYADLNSQPIQITPTSLPWSYSQTTMSPAVTLSLVSQVSGDSLGCRIIVNGKVLDEHVVSHRSAAVSCTVIAA, from the coding sequence ATGGCAAGGGATAAGAGACGCAAAGCCAAGGGCCTTATCAGCAAGTACTGGCTGTTCGGTCTGCTCGTCGGGGTTATCGTGGTTGCGGGTTACGGGGTTGAAGCCGTCCAGAAAATGTCTGATGCCATCGGCGAGCCGGTGCCGGCACCCTCGATACCCCCCACGGTGGTGGAAGTCAACCCCAAGCATGTGACTTACGAGGTGTTCGGCGATCTCGGCGGCGGCGGGCGGGTCACCTACGCCGACCTCAACAGCCAGCCGATCCAGATCACGCCGACTTCGCTGCCATGGTCTTATTCACAGACGACGATGTCGCCGGCGGTCACGTTGAGCCTCGTCTCGCAGGTGTCCGGGGACTCCCTGGGGTGTCGGATCATCGTCAACGGCAAAGTCCTCGATGAGCATGTCGTGTCCCATCGGAGTGCTGCCGTTTCTTGCACCGTGATCGCCGCATGA